A genome region from Brassica oleracea var. oleracea cultivar TO1000 chromosome C2, BOL, whole genome shotgun sequence includes the following:
- the LOC106324610 gene encoding uncharacterized protein LOC106324610, which produces MASSQVEIPSPSQRFGFILRDRNQTPIVYKKAPNHHHHQPVSDENSQNLVDSWIQTLTKKKDNNNGIANARSTEKPIALASPAETMKEKSDESNRNGASSLVQIWEARLNRSSGGNSPSHNQSPVNSSRSDSGVNVQDSRFSESPSIESEAEISDVEIESRSHGGSVSDSCRVADLIRRLSNEAKVISGGGLSTIRTPRPCVSSWSSSEKSSFPMVTPRIRGRQAFTDLLMQMERDRHRELDSLLERNAVSRFTQRGRLQSMLRLRNLKRCQAVQEQNRSNSKSTGLNRIGSGGGSSVLNLRERFRADADKRKDHHFMNKKAVEETEVTSDNKTMKNRGITLEAFFKERLSLPNPNLEKATLRKGEGTVDGTVGSKNNCLQLQETIEVEEVCCNDDDSDKNEEEKTSPSACLEQETQPQSVVHESIEIDQCLEQQETSYLNGWEDEEEYEEDEQSYYYGETNNDWLHEISRPRSYWEELRKKRYLEVMNTRSEKEDIRRLLERGPVTDFLQSGLRDQIDRLMMSRVQTHSNKHSEKWELQQEEEEEEHRNENVEETEEEEPFTEEGEEQDDGDDSSSSPIFASSPAGSWSCQDTEVTSTPVLSVHNPPSPEMELISEMKTQIQQLQQEMSLLRDSVKTCLDTNASLVHRENPMKRKCCVCDETQVEAVLYRCGHMCTCLKCANELHWSGGKCPICRAQIMDVVRVFFDTRN; this is translated from the exons ATGGCGTCTTCGCAGGTGGAGATTCCGTCTCCGTCTCAACGGTTCGGTTTTATCCTTAGAGATCGTAATCAAACCCCCATCGTTTACAAGAAAGCTCCGAACCATCATCATCACCAACCTGTCTCGGACGAGAATTCGCAGAACTTGGTCGATTCTTGGATCCAGACTCTTACTAAAAAGAAAGATAACAACAATGGTATCGCCAATGCTAGGTCAACAGAGAAACCAATTGCTCTTGCGTCTCCGGCAGAAACGATGAAGGAGAAATCTGATGAATCGAACAGAAACGGAGCTTCCTCTCTTGTACAGATATGGGAGGCGAGGCTGAACCGATCCAGCGGTGGGAATTCGCCTAGTCATAACCAATCGCCGGTTAATAGCAGCCGGAGCGATTCTGGAGTCAATGTTCAAGATTCCCGTTTTTCAGAATCTCCATCGATAGAATCTGAAGCTGAGATTAGTGACGTGGAGATCGAATCTCGGTCACACGGCGGTTCGGTTTCCGATTCCTGTCGAGTCGCTGACTTGATTCGGAGGCTAAGCAACGAAGCGAAGGTGATCTCCGGCGGTGGACTCTCGACGATCAGAACGCCAAGACCTTGCGTTTCGTCTTGGTCGTCGTCGGAGAAAAGCAGTTTTCCGATGGTAACACCGAGAATCCGTGGACGGCAAGCGTTTACGGATCTGCTTATGCAAATGGAACGCGATCGCCACCGCGAGTTAGATTCGCTTCTTGAACGCAACGCTGTTTCTAGGTTTACTCAACGTGGCCGCCTCCAG TCAATGCTAAGGCTAAGGAACCTCAAACGCTGTCAAGCGGTTCAAGAACAAAACCGATCTAACTCAAAATCAACTGGATTGAACCGTATCGGATCTGGAGGTGGCTCTTCAGTTCTGAATTTAAG AGAGAGATTTCGTGCTGATGCGGATAAGAGGAAGGATCATCATTTTATGAATAAGAAAGCCGTAGAAGAAACAGAAGTAACTAGTGATAACAAGACAATGAAAAACCGCGGTATTACACTGGAGGCCTTTTTCAAAGAGAGGTTGAGTCTCCCTAACCCTAACTTAGAGAAAGCAACTTTACGTAAGGGAGAAGGAACTGTTGATGGAACAGTTGGATCAAAAAACAATTGCCTTCAGCTGCAAGAAACAATAGAAGTAGAAGAAGTTTGCTGCAATGACGACGATTCTGACAAGAATGAAGAAGAGAAGACAAGCCCTAGCGCCTGCCTAGAACAAGAAACTCAACCGCAAAGTGTGGTACATGAGAGTATTGAGATTGATCAGTGCCTTGAGCAACAAGAAACGTCTTACCTAAATGGATGGGAAGACGAAGAAGAGTATGAAGAAGATGAGCAATCTTACTACTACGGAGAAACCAACAATGACTGGCTTCACGAAATATCTCGGCCGAGAAGTTACTGGGAGGAACTGAGGAAGAAGCGGTACCTGGAAGTTATGAACACTCGGTCTGAGAAAGAGGACATACGTAGACTACTTGAGCG AGGACCGGTCACAGACTTTCTCCAGAGCGGGTTAAGGGATCAGATCGATAGGCTTATGATGTCTCGTGTGCAGACACATTCGAACAAACATTCTGAAAAATGGGAATTGCAACAAGAAGAAGAAGAGGAAGAACATAGAAATGAAAATGTGGAGGAAACTGAAGAAGAAGAACCATTTACTGAAGAAGGTGAAGAGCAAGACGATGGAGATGACTCGTCTTCTTCGCCGATCTTTGCATCGTCTCCTGCAGGATCATGGAGTTGTCAAGACACTGAAGTAACTTCAACTCCTGTCTTGTCTGTTCACAACCCTCCTTCACCT GAAATGGAGCTGATAAGCGAAATGAAAACACAGATCCAACAACTTCAACAAGAAATGTCGTTACTACGAGATTCTGTGAAAACATGTTTGGATACTAACGCGAGCTTGGTTCACCGAGAAAACCCAATGAAACGCAAATGCTGCGTCTGCGACGAAACGCAGGTGGAAGCGGTTTTGTACAGGTGCGGACATATGTGCACGTGCTTGAAATGTGCCAATGAACTACACTGGAGTGGAGGGAAATGCCCGATTTGCAGAGCTCAGATTATGGACGTTGTTCGTGTCTTCTTCGATACAAGAAACTGA